From Novipirellula artificiosorum, the proteins below share one genomic window:
- a CDS encoding TlpA disulfide reductase family protein produces the protein MMIKHFSPLLITSISLAISLNGCGKQESTSPVVVSPPPSAAMTPSTAMNSETPPKETSSINDAAGGLELPPSEDPALETSPEPPDKSEGLEMPPIDSDQSSTGARASDTIAYASWQEIEQQITLVNKLTVVDFWSLSCQPCLEEFPGLVRLNKELGDKVKCMSVDVDFDGRKSRPPESYEERIVNFLTSVGATFPTFISQTASDEIFAELELASIPAVFVYDAEGNLVKRFVDAGETAGFSYDEDVIPFVKSLAG, from the coding sequence CTCAACGGATGTGGAAAACAGGAATCCACATCACCGGTCGTTGTCTCGCCTCCTCCATCGGCAGCGATGACTCCATCGACAGCGATGAACAGCGAAACGCCTCCCAAGGAGACCTCATCGATCAACGATGCTGCTGGCGGTCTCGAATTACCGCCGAGTGAGGATCCCGCGTTGGAAACCTCCCCTGAACCGCCGGACAAATCGGAGGGATTGGAAATGCCCCCAATCGACTCCGACCAGAGCAGCACCGGGGCGCGAGCAAGCGATACCATCGCCTACGCATCTTGGCAAGAAATCGAACAGCAGATCACGTTGGTCAACAAATTGACCGTGGTCGATTTCTGGTCACTGTCTTGCCAACCCTGCCTGGAAGAGTTCCCCGGCTTGGTGCGATTGAACAAAGAATTGGGTGACAAAGTCAAATGCATGTCGGTCGATGTCGACTTCGACGGCCGCAAATCTCGGCCACCAGAATCCTATGAAGAACGCATCGTCAACTTCTTGACCTCCGTTGGAGCGACGTTCCCCACGTTCATCAGCCAAACCGCCAGTGACGAGATTTTTGCCGAGCTTGAGCTCGCGTCGATTCCAGCGGTCTTCGTCTATGACGCGGAAGGTAATTTGGTGAAACGGTTTGTCGACGCCGGTGAAACGGCGGGTTTCAGCTACGACGAAGATGTGATCCCGTTTGTCAAATCGCTTGCAGGCTGA
- a CDS encoding TIM barrel protein produces the protein MQRREFLKSATVTGTVAMLTPSALTAQDAASSVKTFKLGYAPHQGMFRNLAGDDVIDQIKFAADQGFTAWEDNGMPSKPAELQEKIGKTLDSLGMQMGVFVAYASFDKPTFVRPEEDSTAEILQAVKDAVTVAKRVNAKWCTVVPGSVDQQHADSKWNRYGGGRLAEGYQTANVIDMLRRCVEIVEPEGLVMVLEPLNWYANHGGTFLQRSDQAYAICRAVNSPCCKILFDIYHQQITEGNLIPNIDASWSEIAYFQTGDNPGRKEPYSGEINYQNVFQHLHQKGYKGVVGMEHGLSGKGKEGEQQLIEAYQKADDF, from the coding sequence ATGCAACGAAGAGAGTTTTTAAAGTCTGCCACCGTGACCGGAACCGTCGCGATGCTGACCCCATCCGCACTCACCGCCCAAGACGCTGCCAGCAGCGTCAAGACTTTCAAGTTGGGTTATGCACCTCACCAAGGAATGTTTCGCAACCTTGCTGGCGACGACGTGATCGATCAGATCAAGTTCGCGGCTGACCAAGGCTTTACCGCTTGGGAAGACAATGGGATGCCTTCGAAACCCGCGGAACTGCAAGAGAAGATTGGCAAGACACTTGATTCGCTCGGCATGCAAATGGGCGTCTTCGTCGCTTACGCCAGTTTCGACAAGCCGACCTTTGTGAGGCCCGAAGAAGATTCAACCGCGGAGATTCTTCAAGCGGTCAAGGATGCGGTGACCGTGGCCAAACGCGTCAATGCAAAGTGGTGTACGGTCGTGCCCGGCAGCGTGGATCAACAACATGCGGACAGCAAGTGGAATCGTTACGGTGGCGGCCGCTTGGCTGAAGGCTATCAAACAGCAAACGTGATCGACATGCTAAGACGCTGCGTTGAGATCGTGGAACCCGAAGGCTTGGTGATGGTCCTTGAACCTCTCAACTGGTACGCCAATCATGGTGGAACCTTCTTGCAGCGGAGCGATCAGGCCTACGCGATTTGTCGAGCGGTCAACAGTCCCTGTTGCAAGATCTTGTTCGACATCTACCACCAACAAATCACCGAAGGCAACTTGATCCCGAATATTGACGCCAGTTGGAGTGAGATCGCGTATTTCCAAACGGGCGACAACCCCGGTCGCAAAGAGCCTTACTCGGGCGAAATCAACTACCAAAACGTCTTCCAACACCTTCACCAAAAAGGCTACAAGGGGGTCGTGGGCATGGAGCATGGTTTAAGTGGAAAAGGAAAAGAGGGCGAGCAGCAATTGATTGAAGCGTATCAAAAAGCAGATGATTTTTAG